The Apium graveolens cultivar Ventura chromosome 6, ASM990537v1, whole genome shotgun sequence genome contains a region encoding:
- the LOC141663600 gene encoding putative potassium transporter 12, which produces MEDDGIEDGARLAGSSVGGGEFRWVDGSEVDSESPPWSLDEDVSVHKEDYGSSIRRRLIKKPKRLDSLDVEAMEIANSYDHHNKDDSTWRTLALAFQTLGVVYGDMGTSPLYVFSDVFSKVNIKSDVDVLGALSLVIYTIALIPLVKYVFIVLKANDSGEGGTFALYSLICRYANVNLLPNRQPADEQISSFKLKLPTPELERSINIKEILEQNSSLKTLLLLLVLMGTSMIIGDGILTPAISVMSAVSGLQGRIPGFDTNALVMVSIIILVGLFSIQRFGTSKVGLSFAPALALWFFSLGGIGIYNILKYDISVVRAINPVYIYLFFKNNSGKAWSALGGCVLCITGAEAMFADLGHFSVPSIQIAFSFVVFPCLLLAYMGQGAYLMNYPDSANRIFYDSVPDGLFWPVFVIATVAAVIASQAMISASFSCVKQSMSLGCFPRLKIVHTSRRLMGQIYIPVINWFLMIMCILVVATFRSTTDIANAYGIAEVGVMIVSTALVTLVMLLIWQTNLFLALCFPLVFGSIELLYMSAVLSKIMEGGWLPLAFASCFLCVMYTWNYGSVLKYRSEVREKISMDFMYELGSTLGTVRIPGIGLLYTELVQGIPSILGQFLLDLPAIHSTIVFVSIKYVPVPVVPQEERFLFRRICPKDYHLFRCVARYGYKDVRKEDHHAFEQLLVVSLEKFLRKEAHEYDLESSLVEEVDQYDSISVKSREPADTLEELTVPLMHDHNSENADSSTEGGIVELLPSSSIPEGEDPSLEYELSALWEATNSGFTYLLGHGDVRAKKNSLFIKKLVINYFYAFLRRNCRGGAAVMRVPHMNIIQVGKTYMV; this is translated from the exons ATGGAAGATGATGGGATTGAAGATGGTGCAAGACTTGCCGGAAGTAGCGTCGGAGGAGGAGAATTCCGGTGGGTGGACGGAAGTGAAGTGGACTCAGAGTCACCTCCATGGTCACTTGATGAAGATGTGAGTGTTCATAAAGAAGATTATGGAAGCTCTATTAGGAGAAGATtgatcaagaaaccaaagagacTTGATTCTCTTGATGTTGAAGCTATGGAGATTGCTAATTCTTATGATCACCATAATAAG GATGATTCTACTTGGCGCACTCTTGCATTGGCATTTCAGACACTAGGTGTTGTATATGGTGACATGGGCACAAGCCCTCTCTATGTTTTCTCCGATGTGTTCAGCAAGGTAAACATCAAGTCAGATGTTGATGTCCTGGGAGCATTATCCCTTGTAATATACACAATTGCTTTAATACCTTTGGTAAAGTACGTCTTCATCGTGCTCAAAGCTAATGACAGTGGTGAAG GAGGAACGTTTGCACTATATTCATTGATCTGCAGGTATGCAAATGTTAATCTTCTGCCAAATCGTCAGCCGGCTGATGAACAGATTTCTAGTTTCAAGCTCAAATTACCCACTCCGGAACTGGAGAGGTCTATAAATATAAAAGAAATACTGGAACAGAATTCCTCCTTGAAAACACTTCTCTTGCTCCTGGTTCTTATGGGAACATCCATGATTATTGGGGATGGTATTCTGACACCAGCGATATCAG TCATGTCTGCAGTGAGTGGTCTTCAGGGCAGAATACCAGGGTTTGACACAA ATGCTCTTGTTATGGTGTCGATTATCATCCTTGTCGGACTGTTTAGCATACAGAGATTTGGGACTAGCAAAGTGGGTTTGAGCTTTGCTCCTGCTCTTGCTTTGTGGTTCTTTAGTCTGGGAGGTATTGGTATTTACAACATACTCAAGTACGATATCTCAGTTGTAAGGGCAATCAATCCAGTTTACATCTATCTTTTCTTTAAGAATAACTCTGGCAAGGCATGGTCAGCTCTTGGTGGTTGTGTCCTATGTATCACAG GTGCGGAAGCAATGTTTGCGGATTTAGGTCATTTCTCTGTACCTTCTATACAG ATTGCCTTCTCCTTTGTGGTGTTTCCCTGCCTTCTTCTAGCTTATATGGGTCAAGGTGCATATTTGATGAATTACCCTGACTCAGCAAACAGGATATTCTATGATTCTGTGCCAG ATGGTCTTTTTTGGCCAGTTTTCGTGATAGCTACAGTTGCTGCCGTGATTGCCAGCCAAGCCATGATATCTGCTTCATTTTCGTGCGTGAAGCAATCCATGTCGCTTGGATGCTTTCCGAGGTTGAAGATAGTTCACACCTCGAGGAGACTGATGGGCCAAATTTACATTCCTGTCATCAATTGGTTTCTAATGATCATGTGCATTCTTGTGGTTGCCACCTTTAGAAGCACAACAGACATAGCAAATGCATATG GTATAGCTGAAGTTGGAGTCATGATTGTTAGCACTGCCTTGGTAACGCTAGTTATGCTTCTTATTTGGCAAACCAACTTGTTTCTGGCACTGTGTTTCCCTCTTGTATTTGGATCAATTGAGCTTTTATATATGTCTGCCGTTCTTTCAAAAATCATGGAGGGTGGTTGGTTGCCACTGGCTTTTGCATCTTGCTTCCTCTGTGTGATGTACACATGGAATTATGGAAGTGTACTGAAATACCGAAGTGAAGTCAGGGAGAAGATTTCGATGGATTTCATGTATGAGCTTGGCTCCACTCTGGGGACTGTGAGAATCCCAGGAATCGGACTGTTATACACAGAACTGGTACAAGGCATCCCCTCCATACTTGGGCAATTCCTTTTGGACCTTCCAGCAATCCATTCTACAATTGTCTTCGTGTCCATCAAGTATGTTCCAGTACCAGTTGTTCCTCAAGAAGAAAGGTTTCTGTTTCGCAGGATTTGCCCAAAAGACTACCATCTGTTTAGATGTGTTGCTCGATATGGTTATAAAGATGTCAGAAAGGAAGATCACCATGCATTTGAACAACTTCTAGTCGTAAGCCTAGAAAAGTTCCTAAGAAAAGAAGCTCATGAATATGACTTGGAAAGCAGTCTCGTTGAAGAAGTGGATCAGTATGATAGCATTTCAGTGAAGTCAAGAGAACCTGCAGATACATTGGAGGAGCTTACAGTACCATTGATGCATGATCATAATTCCGAAAATGCAGATAGTTCAACAGAAGGTGGTATAGTGGAATTACTACCATCTAGTTCGATACCAGAAGGCGAAGATCCAAGCCTGGAGTATGAGCTGTCAGCTCTATGGGAGGCCACAAATTCTGGATTTACATATTTGCTTGGTCATGGTGATGTAAGGGCAAAGAAGAACTCATTATTCATCAAGAAACTGGTCATTAACTATTTTTATGCATTTCTTCGAAGAAATTGCAGAGGTGGTGCTGCAGTTATGAGGGTACCACATATGAATATAATTCAAGTGGGGAAGACCTACATGGTTTAA